The Oceanicaulis alexandrii DSM 11625 DNA segment CCCGGATCGCTACGCGTCCGGGATGACGGGTATTGAGAGAACGGAAAGAAGCTGTATTCCCGGGCGAGCATCGCGAAGACCCGGGACCTCTCTCCGTTTAAAGCGCCAAGTTCTGATGGAGCCCCCGGCTCAGCGCTGCGCTTGGCCGGGGTTTCAGTATGGGGGAAGAGGAAGCCCCCCTTCACCAACGCCCCCTTAATCCCCACATGACAAATATGTCAGTGCGAAACGGGTGTTTTTTCTGTCGCAATCGAGTATACCGCAGTGCAACAGACTCATTTTCATGACGAGGGCGGCATGCAACTCACCATGATGAAGACCAAGCTTCACCGCGCCGCGGTGACGCAAGCGGACCTTCACTATGAAGGCTCCATCTCCATCGACCAGGACCTGCTGGAAGCGGCGGGCATTCTGGTCAATGAGCAGGTGGATGTCCTGAACATCAACAATGGCGAACGGTTCACCACCTACGCCATCTCCGCCCCGCGCGGCTCCAAGATGTTCGGCATAAATGGCGCCGCGGCGCGGCTGGCCCAGCCCGGCGACCGCATCATCGTGGTGGCCTATGCCGGCATGGCGGCCGAAGAGGCGCGCCAGTTCGTGCCCACCGTGGTGCTGCTGGACGAGAACAATGACGTGGTCAGCGTCGAGGAAGGCTCCGGCCGCAAGCTCGACGCCGCCTAGTTCAGGCCGGGTGAAACACGAAAAAAAAGCCCCGCCGGGATCCGGCGGGGCTTTTTTCATGCGCCCCAAAGAGCGCATGGTATTTGAAGGATTTAATCAAACAATGCGTCGATGGAATCCTGGTCCATGGCCAGAAGGTCATCGACATTGTCCTGACCCACTTCGGGTCCGCCAATGGCCGGGCCGTTGAGGTGGAGCTTGGCTTTGCGCTCTTCCTCGGCCTTTTCATTAGCGGTGGCCTCGGCGTCGTTCACGCCCATGGTCTGGGCGAAGCGCGCCACCCGCTCTTCGATATGCTTGAGCGAGCTGACCACCTTGGACACGCGTTGACCGGTGAGATCCTGGAAGGAGCACGCCTCGATGATTTTGGTCATCGAATCGGAGACCTCCATCTTGTAGGCGTCCAGATCTTCCGTTTCGCTGCACATGAGCGTTTCAGCTTCGCTCATGATGGTTTCCGTCGCCCGTTCGGTGTCGGCGATCAGCGCTTCCAGTTCGGCGCCCGCGCCCGGAAGCCGGGAATCGCGGATGTCGTTGGGGCGCAGATGCGCGATTTCATCACGGGTTTTCGCGATGTAATCGGCGATGGAATTGAATTCGGCGTGGATCGACTTGTCCAGGGACCCGAAAAACATCTGCATGGTGTCGGTGAGCTGCTGCGCCATGCGCAACACCTCGATCAGCTGTACGTTTTCGAGATCGGAAACTTTCACCGACTCCAGAGACTGGCGTACCCGTGCGGCGACTTCTGCGGCAGGCATGTCGGTCTTCCTTTCACTCCAGCCCTAGCGGGACTTCAACAGCACCACCCCTAACGACGTGTTAGTCATGAGGGGCGGGACGAAGCCCTCGCCCTAGAATTCGCCGATGACGGCGGTCATCTTGGCTTTTAGCGTTCCGGCGTTGAACGGTTTTACGATATAATTGTTCACGCCGGCTTTTTTCGCTGCGATCACGTTCTCGGTTTTGGATTCCGCTGTGACCATGATGAAAGGCGTGGCCTTGACGGATTCGTCAGCGCGCACTTTCTGCAGCAGTTCATAGCCGGTCATCGGCTCCATATTCCAGTCGGAGATGACCAGGCCATATTTTTTCTTCTTCATCTTTTCAAATGCTTCGGTCCCGTCCGAAGCTTCGTCCACATTCTCGAACCCGATCTGCTTGAGCAGGTTCTTGATGATGCGAACCATGGTTTTGTAATCGTCCACCACCAGGATCGGCATCGTCATTTCGACAGCCATGACCCTTCCTCCATCCAATTAACGACCATAGCTGAACCCCTCAAAGCTCCTGATTGAGGGCTCAGTACAAAACTGACAGTAGACAAGCGCGGTCAAAATTCGGTTAAACACGCGCCGCAAGTGGAAAGGCAGTGACACATGAGTGATTTTGAGGGCTACGGCATCAACGAGCTGGAGGTGGGGCAATCTGCTGAAATCACGCGGCTCGTGGATGATAATACGGTGAAGCAATTCGCCGAGGTTTCCGGTGATTTCAACCCGCTGCATATGGATGAAGCCTATGCCGCCCGCTCTCCGTTTCGGGGCCGGATCGCCCATGGCGCACTGGTGGCGAGCTTTATTTCCTGCGTTCTGGGCAATCATCTGCCGGGGCCGGGCGCCGTGTTCGCAGGGATGACGATGCGGTTTGAACGTCCCGTGCGGATCGGCGATACCGTGATCGCGCGCGCCACTGTCACAGAGGTGGACATCAAGGCGCGCCGGGTGAAACTCGCCTGCGTATGCGAAGTGGAAGGCCAGACCTGTATGGAAGCCGATGCTGAAGTGATTGTCCGCAAACGCCGCAAGAGCACGGCGTAAGGCGTGTCGGTTTATCACGGCTATACGGACCTGCCCGAGGTGTCGCGCGGCTGCGTGGCGGCGCTGGGCAATTTTGACGGCGTGCATCGCGGCCATCGCGCCGTGATCCAGACCGCCTGCGCGTTCGCCAAAACGCTGGACGCGCGCTGCGCCGGGGCCGTGTTCAGCCCGCATCCGCGCCAGGTCTTTGCGCCGGATGCGCCGCCCTTCCTGTTGATGAACGACCATCAGCGGG contains these protein-coding regions:
- a CDS encoding response regulator is translated as MAVEMTMPILVVDDYKTMVRIIKNLLKQIGFENVDEASDGTEAFEKMKKKKYGLVISDWNMEPMTGYELLQKVRADESVKATPFIMVTAESKTENVIAAKKAGVNNYIVKPFNAGTLKAKMTAVIGEF
- the panD gene encoding aspartate 1-decarboxylase; this encodes MQLTMMKTKLHRAAVTQADLHYEGSISIDQDLLEAAGILVNEQVDVLNINNGERFTTYAISAPRGSKMFGINGAAARLAQPGDRIIVVAYAGMAAEEARQFVPTVVLLDENNDVVSVEEGSGRKLDAA
- a CDS encoding MaoC family dehydratase; the protein is MSDFEGYGINELEVGQSAEITRLVDDNTVKQFAEVSGDFNPLHMDEAYAARSPFRGRIAHGALVASFISCVLGNHLPGPGAVFAGMTMRFERPVRIGDTVIARATVTEVDIKARRVKLACVCEVEGQTCMEADAEVIVRKRRKSTA
- a CDS encoding protein phosphatase CheZ gives rise to the protein MPAAEVAARVRQSLESVKVSDLENVQLIEVLRMAQQLTDTMQMFFGSLDKSIHAEFNSIADYIAKTRDEIAHLRPNDIRDSRLPGAGAELEALIADTERATETIMSEAETLMCSETEDLDAYKMEVSDSMTKIIEACSFQDLTGQRVSKVVSSLKHIEERVARFAQTMGVNDAEATANEKAEEERKAKLHLNGPAIGGPEVGQDNVDDLLAMDQDSIDALFD